The following is a genomic window from Pongo pygmaeus isolate AG05252 chromosome 22, NHGRI_mPonPyg2-v2.0_pri, whole genome shotgun sequence.
GTTGTATATTCtggtaaaattataaatgtatactaACTAGTTTTAAAGGTGAATATTCTACAAATCTTCAAATATTACTGTTAAAATGCACAATATTTGTTACCTCCATTGCTTACTTTGAGTgataaaaacatgttttatgttACTCCTTCCTTCTCCCACATAAAGAAAACGATTCAATATCAAGTTCTCAAATTAACaaagaatatattaaaacattttacattctttCCACAACTGCATAAAAAAGCAGGCATCCTGCATACTTACATGGAATAAAGAGCTTtctacattttcaaaattaattacaATCCTAAGATATTTACATGAATATCTTCACTAGCTAATGAGTTGCAACAATTTAAGACCAACTTGTTTTACACCAAGTGTTTGCCTACTGGCTGAgataaacattcttaaaaaacTTTACTGAATAATTAACGtatctttcattattttacttcttaacatttaaaatagttacaTGAGTGGAAGCATATTTTTTTGACCACCAAAATAAACTCTTTCAGCCTAATGCTTTTAAAGTACAGtataaaaagtaatagaaaaaccAGAACGGCATTATAAATGTTTTTGgttcaaaattttatttgaaatcttaTATTCCTTGCTTAGACAAAAATGTGAAGACAAAACAccagtcatttttaaaatctaacagATATGCAGAACCTATGTttagatcaaaaatatttttttttttttttactgattaacagtattatttttaaaaaatcttcgaAAATGTAGCATAAAGGTTCAAGTCCTGGGATACTGAATTTATAATGCCAAGATACTCTGTATCATGGAATTATCACCAACAGATACTCTAACGGCCATGTAGGTGATGATTACTCAGGGaaactgtcttcttttgaagtgACAGCTACCAAGATGGTCAGAGTAAGAAATACCACATTATACACGGAATGAATTCAATGTACAATAATCCATCCTGATGTTTCATGTAAAGCCATATGCTTTAGTTTTATCCTTAAAATGCATAGatttctttaagaaaacaaagatgGCAAGAATCAATAACTGcaatttattttcccttctccATCAAATTTAAGAAAGAATAGGAAGTTAACTACTAAAATATAGTGGAATTTTGGAGTTTTTTCAAGTGAAAGAATACAAGGCaaaatttcatatataatatccATAATGTACAAAGTCAatcagtattttataaaaatgtctggttcaataaaaaaatgagaatatcttTCCTACCACTGGTATGGAATGTTGGCAATAAGATTGATGGGTACAGAGTTATTTTCTGCTACagcacaaatttaaaattatttcttaatgacagtagttggcttttaaaaaaaatttgaaagaatacCTTGTAACACAAACTAGAGTCTAAATTGGTATTactttcttaaaagaattttgtaGTTTCGTTTTTTTAATACATCTAACTCCCACCCCCACAAGTAAAAATTTTCCCTTTTGAAACACATTGAACTTTGGATATCCTACTGAAAGGCTTTCAATTACAAATTATACATAGTATTCTTTGAAAAGCCCAAAACCCGTGGACCAAAATAAGTAGCTAAAGCTAATTTTGGACCACTGATAGTGCTCTAATacctatttttgaaatattaagcaATGATGTAGAGAATGGCCTTGCCCATGATTTTAACCACCAGACCCCCAACAAATTCTAACAGAAATTGTCACAAGAGAGAGGCAGGAAAATGTATATGTCGTATATATTGTTCTTGGAAAGCACGTTGAAACTGCAGTGAGGTGTTTCTCCTCTGCTCTATCTGGAAGTAAACGGTAATTTATTACATCAGCTGTGCTAATTCTTGAGTGTCTGGGATCTATTTAAATATATGTCCCGACCTTATTTGTTATACTAATGTTAAAATCAAAATTAGTGCCATATGGTTAGCTTTGTTTTCTGTCCTAACTACACTCAGATTTTCAATTTGTGACAGCATAAATCAGAGGAAATATGTGCAGTCCTTCAAATGCTGGTCTGAATTTAGACTGCGGTGCAGTGTACATGTAACACGGTACAAGTTTTTATAACAATGTCTATCACTACCGAAGCCCTTATAAACTGACTGTAGGGGACTTCcataaattgttttcatttcccAGGTCTTCCTTAGAGTTTAACTATCATTTATTATATTGACTGAGAGCAAGTTTTTGTTAGTTTATAAAAATCTAAGTGTTACTATTGCTGATTTAAATTTCTCACAATTTTCATACAAAAAGAAGTTTTACATGACCACaaaataccaaatatttatttttatcaagtgTCAGGATAACTTATTAAAGTTGAGATTTATCTTTTATTGCTAAAGTAGTCTAAGATATAAATCAATACTGCAAACTACTCCACTTCTTCCTATTTTGGACTTAAGAACATGGTTAAGATTTAACTAGAACTCAAGTgtctaaaataatcaaaagaaggAATACTTCGATAGTATTCCACTAatcaataaaaaaccaaaaacctcaaTTAAATGATTATACTGACACCATGGAATGAGGAACCATGCACACAATCAAGACTAATCCAATTTCAACATTAACGAAATCAAACCATCTTGTTCTTGTAAGATCCAGAaccacaatattttaaaaggtgtATTTCTAAAGTTGATTAAGGACATTACTAAGTAATTATCAATTTGTCTCAAACTTAATTTCAAGCGTAACGATCTGCAACCTTTATTattcttgtttaaaaaatattttgtttcttatgaCACATTTAACAATTCAGGTTGAAATCTGGGGACTGCCTCCCATAGGTAAAAAGTGTTGGTCTTTCAATTGTGTGTTTGTTCATGACTCCAAAGACTAAATGCAGTCTTGAATGTCCTGTGGCAAAGTTTACACATAAACTGTCTTTTAAATGTGATTGCTGAAAGGGGTGGGGCATGGTAAAAAAGGGTGTCTGATTCTTGGGGCACAAACAGTTTTTCTGTGGCTGGAGCTGGGTTTTCGGACAGGCCTGTGGGGCTGTCAGGCTCCAGAGGCTGGATCTTGGGcagtggtggtggcggtggcagAGGTGGTGGAGAGGGAGAGTTTGTGGGAACAGGGCACACCTCAGATTCCTTATGTGCCGATTCCTCTGAAGCCTGAGACATGTGCGATTGGAAGTGACTCCAGAGTCGAAAATTAGTGCGAAAAGCTTTGTTGCACACGTGACAAATAAATGGTTTCACAGAGCACAGAAGCTCCTGGTGACGCTCCAGCTGCTTGTGCACCGTGAACATCTTCCCACACTTCTCGCAGGGCCACAGGCTGGCTTCTTTGCTAGGACCCGCTTCTTTGGGGGCTGTGCTGGCCTCGGGTGCTTCTTCTTCAGCCTCCTCCACAGGCTCCTCTTTGACTTGGATTTTCAGTTGCTTGGAAAGACTAAGGTCTTCAGGGAGACAAGAGGAATCTTCCGAGTCGAAGTTGACTTGTTCTGAAGAATCACTGAACACGTTGTCGTCTTTTGTGGTGACGACGTGGTTTACTTTATTGGGCTCAGGCTGGGATTGGGGCCTTGAAGAACCAGTCACATCACCATTGTGGTCCAAAACGGGCAAAGAAAAGTTTTCGGTGGGTGCCATGTTGTTCTGATTATGGACCTCAACCTGGTGCCGCCAGATGCTGAAAGAGGACTTGAAGGTGCGCATGCACTCGAGGCAGGTCAGCTTCTTATACTCACACTTGCTCTCGTGTTCTTGCTTCAGCTCGGGCGAGAAAAACCTGAGGCTGCAGTAAGGGCAGACGGCCGCGTTCCGGCACAGCCGCTCGTGGCTTCCTTGCTCTAGGAGAGAAGAGAGCTTAGCATTACAGAGGCGGCACTGGTAAACCTCCTTGTTTTCTACTGGACTTGCAAGAGGAGCATGCTCTTTTGGTTTAGCAACTTTATTTACTCCAAGGGGTTTTTCTCCTGGATGCATTTTTATGTGCTGCTTAAATTGAGAGAGAAAGCGGTACGCTTTTCCGCAGTAAGTACAAATGTAAGCTCCTTTGGCTCGAGATCTCAAGTTCCTCTTGATGACTTGCTGCGCTTGGGAGCTACTCTGTCCCTGAAAACCAGGCTTGCCGCGCCTTAACTTAATGATCAGAGCCttcttaatttctctctctctcactatatCAATCAGCTTTCTTTGGAATTTTTCATCCAAAACAGCATGTGAACTAGAGGCTGGTGATGGGTTCTTCACTATGCCGTGTTGGGTCTGACAGTGTGTCCACACTTTGAAGTTGGTGTGAAACCTCTTGTGACAGATGTCACAAGCGTAGGGCTTTTCTGGGTTATGGTACATGTTAACATGACGGTGAAGACCCGCTGTTGATCTAAAGATCTTAAGGCAAtgtttgcatttaaattttttgtttggtCTCGTCCCCTCCAACTCACCAAATTCGTCTTTATTCAAATCAGAATCTGGAAAATCTGCATCAAGGAGAGTAGGGCTTGAGCCTTCCTCAAAATTATCTTCTGACACAGGAGACCCGTGCTCATTCACCTTTAACTTCTTAAACGGCAATCTTCGGTCCGCTTGGAACCTCCTTTTTGCTGGGAGTCTGCTCATGTCTTTTTGGTCATCTTCTGTTTTCAGAGACAGGTCTCTCGTGACCAATGAAGATGAGGCAGCTGCTGTTGCTGCCGCATCTCCCACAGTGACGCGGATGATGTCCGAGGGATCTGACAGCGGGCTACTGGGCTCAGTCTTTATGCGCACCTCAGTCACAGGGGAGGCTCCCTGCCTGTCTGTTGACTGAGAAGCACTAAAGGACCTGAGGCGATGCGGTTGTAGCACTTGAGGCCTGTCATCTAGGGCTGTTTTTTCACTACAATCTTTTAAAGATGACTTCTGAGATAAAGCACACAACACATTCCCTGGTGCATCATTGGACACCGAAGATGATCCCTGGGAAGATTTCAAATCTATGGCAGGTGAATAGACAGGAACCTGGCTATCCATGGACAATGACCGTCTGAGGAGACTCTTAACAAGTGGGCCACTCCTGTCAATGCTTTGGTTTCCAGAACCAGATCCACTGGATGGGATCACTAAGCCTAACTTTGAATAGTACAACAAGTTTCTATCTTCACCTTGACCATTtcctttgttcgtttcttttaaTAGATAGGGAGTCTCTGATGAGCTACACAGAGACAAAACAGGTGGCCGTGGTCTCTTCAAAGCCAGCTCTAGAGCTTTTCCTTTCGGAAGCTGACCACTCACACCTGGTTTATCATCCATAGCTTCTCTGTCTTGCAGAGGCTTTGAAGGCAACACTGCATTTCTTTTCACCAAACTGATTCTATTAGGATCATCCAAAGATCCAGAATGCTCAAGAGACTTTGCATATACCACAGAACTATCTTTCGGCCAACTCTTTTCAGTTAATGACAAATTATGAAGTGGTTCAATTGGTTTTGGGACATGTGGCTTATTGGTATTGGCCTTGGCTGCAATGCTAGGAGAGGGCCGGGAAGTATGGCTTACATCGGGTTGATTTTGACTAACAGTTTTTCCTTGTGCTTCGTTTCTACTTTGACAAACAATGACACTTCTCTTTTGAGAACTGTTTTCATCATCTTCtacaaacactttttttctattaGGACACGTTGGAAAGGGGGCTTGAGGTGTTTTAGAAACGATGTTAGTCAGAAAGGAAATCCCAAGACTATAGCCAAGTTCTTGCACAGCAGCAAGGCTGCTCTTCTCAACAAATAGAGAGGAAGAATAAATGTAGTTTAAAACATTATCAAAAGCATCTGGCTCACAGAAGTCAAGCTGAAATACAGTTTGtgactcattttccttatttgtgaATAAACTCTGAAAGTATTCGCTGCTGGCAGCCAAGACGTTTTTATGAGCTCGGAACTTTTGGTCTCCAACAATCAGCAGCACATCACACAGCTGTCCTTTGAGACGCTCCTCATTCAGGGCACTTAGGAGAGAAATGGCGTGTGCGGGGTTGATGTAATGCAGTAATCCCTCCATGGCTTGAGTTTATCTAAAagacaaaatgtaaaattactACAGATATTACAGTGAAAAGTTCCCCTGGCTCCTCAAAAGCAGGGAACATCAGCTGTCTTTGCATAGGTACCAATATTTAGCAGACCGTAGGCTGACAGAAGCTCTATGAATGAACAATCTTATTTAAATaatggtgaaaatgtaaaataagtcTCGTGGTTTAAGTAGGTCCTCATTAAAATAGAAGAATTGCAGGAACTATAACATAGGCATTTGTATTCCATCAAAAAGGCTGCCAGAACTTGGCAGGTGGATATGgaagcaatatttgaaaataaaggtttattaTTTAGGGTCCTTATCCATTTGATGCTTGGCACTATTCCTTACCAATTCAGAAAATAAGTATGAATTATCAAAACCCCTGAAGTCTATAGTTCTGAAAGAAAATCAGCTTTATTACTACATACACTTAAACATAATGTGAACTGTTAACAATTGGTTGCAAAGCAGGTCTTGTGAgacccttattttttattttgagacagggtatctctctgtcacccaggctggagtgcagtggcaccatgatggctcactgcagcctcaacctcctgggctcaagcaatcctcccactcagcctcctgagtagctgggaccacaagcacatgccaccttGCCAGGTGATACGGTCTGGTGGTGTCCCCctccaaatctcctcttgaattgtaactcccacaattcccacatgtacctcccagtgggaggtaactgaatcatgggggtgggtctttctcgtGCTCTTCTCACGATagtaagcctcatgagatctgatgattttataaagaggagttcccctacacaagttCTCTCTTCCCCGCTGCCATGTGacatgtgacttgctcctccttgccttccaccatgattataaggcctccccaaccacgtggaactgtgagtccactgaACCGCTTTTTcttgtaagttacccagtcttgggtatgtctttattagaagtgtgaaaatggactaatacagtaaattgataccagtagagtggggcactgctgaaaagatacccgaaaatgtggaagcaactttggaaccgggtaacaggcagaggctggaacagtttagaggactcagaagaagacaggaaaatgtgggaaactttggaacgccctagagacttgctgaatggctttgaccataatgctgataatgatatggacaatgaaatccaggctgaggtggtctcagatggagatgaggaacttgttgggaactgaagcaaaggtgactcgttatgttttagcaaagagactgatggcattttgcccctgccctagagatctatggaacttttaacttgagagagatgacttagggtatctggcagaaggaatttctaagcagcaaagcattcaagaggtgactcaGGTGCTGTTAGAGGCACTaagttttataagggaagtagaaaataaaagcttGGAGAAGTTGCTGCCTGACagtgcaatagaaaagaaaatcccattttctgaggagaaattcaaactgGCTGCAGGAATTTGCCTAAGTAAggaggagccgaatgttaatcaccaagacaatggggaaaatgtctccaggacatgtcagagacctttgtagcagcccctcccatcacaggcccagaggtctaggaggaaaatatggttttgtgggccaggcccagggccccccttctgtgtgcagcctaggaacttggtgccctgtgtcccaggtgctctagccatggctgaaaggggccaaggtacagcttgggccatggcttcagatgatgcaagctccaagccttggcagcttccatgtggtgttaagcctgcaggtatGCAGAAgtaaagaactgaggtttgggaacctccgcctagatttcagaggatgtatgagaaCACCTGTATGTCCAggaagaagtctgctgcagggctGTGTCCCCTCCAtgaggggcagggccctcatggagaaacttctgctagggcaatgcagaagggaaatgtggggttgaagcccccacacagagtccccactggggcactgcctagtggagctgtgagaagagggccaccatcctccagactccagaatggtagatgcaCTGACAGCTGGCACTGTGTGCCTGCAAAacccacagacactcaatgccagcccataaaagcagccaggagtgggggctataccctgcaaagccacaggggcggagctgcctaAGACCATGGAAGCCCACCTCTTATATCAGcttgacctggatgtgagacatggagtcaagggagatcattttggagttttgagatttgactgccctgctggattctggacttgcatggggcctgtaagcctctttgttttggccaatctcTCCCATTTGGAACGGCTGTAGTTACCCAAcacctgtacccccactgtatctgggaagtaactaacttgtttttgactttgcaggctcataggcggaagggacttgctttgtctcagatgagactttggtctgtggacttctgagttaatgctgaaattagttaagactttgggggactgctgggaacgcatgattggttttgaaatgtgaagacatgaggtTTGGGAGGGGCCCGTGGTggaatgatacagtttggctgtgtccccagcaaaatctcattttgaattgtagctcccacaagtCCCCACatctgggagggacccagtgggaagtaactgaatcatgggggcaggtctttcttatgctgttcttgtgatagtgaataaatctcaggagagctgatggttttacaaagaggagttcccctgcataagttctctcttccctgccaccatgtgagatatGCCCTGcactccttgccttctgccatgattacacggcctccccagtcacgtggaactgtgagtccactgaacctctttttctttgttagttacccagtctcaggtatgtctttattagcattgtgaaaatggactaattacacctgggtaattttatttatttatttattttttagaaatggggcctcactatgttgctcaggctggtctccaactcgtgggctcaagagatcctcctgcttcagcctccccaagtgttgggattacaggcatgaaccactgagcTTGGCCAAGAGacctttaaaaatagaaaagaatttggaaagagaaaaattatttgctAATTACTAATGAAAGTGTTtacgccaggcgcggtggctcacgcttgtaatcccagcactttgggaggccaaagtgggcaggtcacttgaggtcaggagttcgagacaagcctggccaacatggtgaaattccatctctactaaaaatacaaaaattagccgagggtggtggcatgtgcctgtaatcccagctactcaggaggctgaagcatgacaatcacttaagcctgggaagtggaggttgtagtgagccaagattgcgccactgcactccagcctgggtgacagagcaagatgtcatctcaaaaaaaaaaaagattagaagtgTTGAAGAATAAAagaagtttgttttctttcttatgctATTTGCCTTGCAATCTCATGAATACTATTTTCTTACCAAATCACATTTTCAACAATAGCACAAAGGAAACTTTAGCCTAGTTCTAAATTTAATTAAAGAGTTTAAACTGAGATTTCACTGAAATGCTCTTCAAATCTAAACATGAGAAGAGAAGGCCTAGTGGTAGAGTGCAAGCTCTGGTGCCAGACACTTGGGTTGAGATGCCAGCTCCTTGCAGGCTGGTTGATTGTCCTTGGGTGTTTCTGTTAGCCTCTCGGTGTGGCAGGTCCCTCACCTGAGATAGGAATGACAACTGTGCCCTCCTCTTGCAGGGTTGTTGCAAAGAGTTCATCTAAAGAAAACTCAACAAACGTGCACTTAACTTTCAGAAATTGCAGGATTAATAGGCATCTAATTCAGTACCAAAGAAACAGGGCAGATTAACCCCACCATACTCTCGATGCAGACAAAGCCATTTCATGCAGAGACAATGCCTGACTCTGTGTATTTGACCCTTTATTTAGGCTTCTGTTCCTCTAACACctcatccttttcattttttttttttttttctagacagggtctcactctgttgcccaggctggagtgcaatgactcaatcttggctcactgcaacctctgcctcctgggttcaagcgattctcctgcctcagcctcctgagtagctgggattacaggcgtgcaccaccatgcccagctaatttttgtatttttagtatagttggggtttcaccatattagccaggctggtcccgaactcctgacctcacgtgatccgcctgcctcagcctcccaaagtgctgggattataggtgtgagccaccgcagctggctcATCCCTTTCATTTTATAACgccatattttctttcaaatattgttaagacatttatttttaagattacaTGTATCCCAAGTAACTAAGAATATTTGTGACAGTTTTATCTTTCTCTAGAGGGCAAACTGCAGATGAACCAAACTTGACCCCAGCACATTTGTAGGTTCTCTTCTGGCCTTTGCTGGTTACCCCAGCCGCCAGGCTCTTCAGGAAGAGCCCAGAGTCTCCTAGGCTGTCAACCTGGGAGTGGCCACACATGGTATACAATTCCTTCTGACTCCCTGATAAGATGCGACTCAATTTAACCGACTGTCACAGGACTTTGCTTCTAGAGATAATGCCTTTAGCCTGTCCATAAACAACTACTTTGGTCAGACTGCACCAAGTTTCTGTCCATTCCCGCCTACCATCCTTTTGAagtaaatggtaaattttaattcctctattttttttttaaattattctatttgTGACTACTTGataattttccttcctttttcttctgttagTCATTTAAATTTTCCTTAATCCTACTATACTTTCTTTACATCTATTTGTATGAAGAAACCCTTACCATCTTTTACAGAGGTCAGCAGAAAAAGACATAAGCTTATAATGTTACACGTATTGACTCAGCTGGGTACTGAGGAGTTTTTAGCACTaataatttttgacaaagctAGTTCAGATGTTGCCACAGGGAAA
Proteins encoded in this region:
- the ZBTB21 gene encoding zinc finger and BTB domain-containing protein 21 isoform X2, with translation MEGLLHYINPAHAISLLSALNEERLKGQLCDVLLIVGDQKFRAHKNVLAASSEYFQSLFTNKENESQTVFQLDFCEPDAFDNVLNYIYSSSLFVEKSSLAAVQELGYSLGISFLTNIVSKTPQAPFPTCPNRKKVFVEDDENSSQKRSVIVCQSRNEAQGKTVSQNQPDVSHTSRPSPSIAAKANTNKPHVPKPIEPLHNLSLTEKSWPKDSSVVYAKSLEHSGSLDDPNRISLVKRNAVLPSKPLQDREAMDDKPGVSGQLPKGKALELALKRPRPPVLSLCSSSETPYLLKETNKGNGQGEDRNLLYYSKLGLVIPSSGSGSGNQSIDRSGPLVKSLLRRSLSMDSQVPVYSPAIDLKSSQGSSSVSNDAPGNVLCALSQKSSLKDCSEKTALDDRPQVLQPHRLRSFSASQSTDRQGASPVTEVRIKTEPSSPLSDPSDIIRVTVGDAAATAAASSSLVTRDLSLKTEDDQKDMSRLPAKRRFQADRRLPFKKLKVNEHGSPVSEDNFEEGSSPTLLDADFPDSDLNKDEFEQGSHERLCRNAAVCPYCSLRFFSPELKQEHESKCEYKKLTCLECMRTFKSSFSIWRHQVEVHNQNNMAPTENFSLPVLDHNGDVTGSSRPQSQPEPNKVNHVVTTKDDNVFSDSSEQVNFDSEDSSCLPEDLSLSKQLKIQVKEEPVEEAEEEAPEASTAPKEAGPSKEASLWPCEKCGKMFTVHKQLERHQELLCSVKPFICHVCNKAFRTNFRLWSHFQSHMSQASEESAHKESEVCPVPTNSPSPPPLPPPPPLPKIQPLEPDSPTGLSENPAPATEKLFVPQESDTLFYHAPPLSAITFKRQFMCKLCHRTFKTAFSLWSHEQTHN
- the ZBTB21 gene encoding zinc finger and BTB domain-containing protein 21 isoform X1, with translation MEGLLHYINPAHAISLLSALNEERLKGQLCDVLLIVGDQKFRAHKNVLAASSEYFQSLFTNKENESQTVFQLDFCEPDAFDNVLNYIYSSSLFVEKSSLAAVQELGYSLGISFLTNIVSKTPQAPFPTCPNRKKVFVEDDENSSQKRSVIVCQSRNEAQGKTVSQNQPDVSHTSRPSPSIAAKANTNKPHVPKPIEPLHNLSLTEKSWPKDSSVVYAKSLEHSGSLDDPNRISLVKRNAVLPSKPLQDREAMDDKPGVSGQLPKGKALELALKRPRPPVLSLCSSSETPYLLKETNKGNGQGEDRNLLYYSKLGLVIPSSGSGSGNQSIDRSGPLVKSLLRRSLSMDSQVPVYSPAIDLKSSQGSSSVSNDAPGNVLCALSQKSSLKDCSEKTALDDRPQVLQPHRLRSFSASQSTDRQGASPVTEVRIKTEPSSPLSDPSDIIRVTVGDAAATAAASSSLVTRDLSLKTEDDQKDMSRLPAKRRFQADRRLPFKKLKVNEHGSPVSEDNFEEGSSPTLLDADFPDSDLNKDEFGELEGTRPNKKFKCKHCLKIFRSTAGLHRHVNMYHNPEKPYACDICHKRFHTNFKVWTHCQTQHGIVKNPSPASSSHAVLDEKFQRKLIDIVREREIKKALIIKLRRGKPGFQGQSSSQAQQVIKRNLRSRAKGAYICTYCGKAYRFLSQFKQHIKMHPGEKPLGVNKVAKPKEHAPLASPVENKEVYQCRLCNAKLSSLLEQGSHERLCRNAAVCPYCSLRFFSPELKQEHESKCEYKKLTCLECMRTFKSSFSIWRHQVEVHNQNNMAPTENFSLPVLDHNGDVTGSSRPQSQPEPNKVNHVVTTKDDNVFSDSSEQVNFDSEDSSCLPEDLSLSKQLKIQVKEEPVEEAEEEAPEASTAPKEAGPSKEASLWPCEKCGKMFTVHKQLERHQELLCSVKPFICHVCNKAFRTNFRLWSHFQSHMSQASEESAHKESEVCPVPTNSPSPPPLPPPPPLPKIQPLEPDSPTGLSENPAPATEKLFVPQESDTLFYHAPPLSAITFKRQFMCKLCHRTFKTAFSLWSHEQTHN